A single region of the Armatimonadota bacterium genome encodes:
- the cas4 gene encoding CRISPR-associated protein Cas4: MNELVAQENTQSQFLVRVSDIKQWLYCPRVVYFTYVMPVRRKVTTKMKVGLDKHEVISALERRRKLREYGIIEGKRLFHVALKSQKLGLTGVLDLLLIAGSDYYPVDFKDTTRGVFANHKYQLAGYALLIESEYSCRVQKGFIYQIPDNKVYSIAINEELKAEVCRVVREIREMIAKETMPQPPAQKGKCIDCEFLNFCGDRF, from the coding sequence ATGAATGAATTGGTTGCGCAAGAAAATACACAAAGCCAGTTCTTGGTGCGGGTAAGCGATATAAAGCAGTGGCTGTATTGCCCAAGGGTAGTCTACTTCACCTATGTAATGCCGGTGCGCAGAAAGGTAACAACAAAAATGAAGGTCGGCTTGGATAAACACGAGGTTATTTCTGCGCTCGAGCGTCGCCGAAAACTGCGCGAATACGGCATAATCGAAGGGAAGCGATTGTTCCATGTGGCGCTCAAATCTCAAAAGCTGGGCTTAACAGGAGTATTAGACCTCCTTCTAATAGCAGGCTCGGATTACTATCCTGTAGATTTCAAAGATACAACCCGCGGAGTATTCGCCAATCATAAGTATCAGCTTGCTGGTTATGCCTTGCTGATTGAAAGCGAATACTCCTGCCGGGTGCAAAAGGGGTTTATATATCAAATTCCCGACAACAAGGTATACTCAATAGCAATTAATGAAGAGCTGAAGGCAGAAGTTTGCCGGGTAGTGCGCGAAATTCGGGAGATGATAGCTAAGGAAACAATGCCGCAGCCGCCAGCACAAAAAGGCAAGTGCATTGACTGCGAATTTTTAAATTTCTGTGGCGATAGGTTTTAA
- the cas2 gene encoding CRISPR-associated endonuclease Cas2: MQTLVIYDVPSNKLRNKIADVCLDYALERIQLSAFLGDMTANRCEELLLKIKRHMGNKEGNVQIFPVCEKCLKHRKQLINKKDDDSLPKSKTRRAKSNE, translated from the coding sequence ATGCAAACCCTAGTCATTTACGATGTGCCGAGCAATAAACTGCGAAACAAAATCGCTGACGTGTGCCTCGACTACGCACTCGAGCGAATCCAGCTGTCTGCGTTTCTCGGCGACATGACCGCCAATAGATGCGAAGAGCTCCTGCTGAAAATAAAGCGCCATATGGGCAATAAAGAGGGAAATGTGCAAATCTTCCCTGTCTGCGAGAAATGCCTGAAGCACCGCAAACAGCTTATAAATAAAAAAGATGACGACAGCCTGCCAAAATCAAAAACTCGCAGGGCAAAATCCAATGAATGA
- the cas1 gene encoding CRISPR-associated endonuclease Cas1, which produces MSILTIFEFGVFLGKHSERLVIRKGGETIEEHPLINLEQVLVACPGVSISCDLIYECCERGIPITLLTYSGKPYAKVVSPDLTATIITRREQIAALNDSRSVELAKAFAYGKLVNQANLLRYFAKYRKQTDSAGFKAISKCANQIIKLRDELSNVYAENADGARETILNLEGRAGAAYWEGVKLILGDRAVFTKRKHRGAADAVNAMLNYGYGIIYSQVWSAITLAGLEPFAGFIHADRPGKPSLVLDMVEEFRQPIVDQPLIAAIRKGFKIEMEAADDDEDARLSDASRREIAKRILARLEDKVSYEGKKWELKSVIQLQCRRVASYLRGERDYKPFISKW; this is translated from the coding sequence ATGTCCATACTCACCATCTTCGAATTTGGGGTCTTTCTTGGGAAGCATTCCGAAAGGCTGGTCATACGGAAAGGCGGCGAGACCATCGAGGAGCATCCGCTTATCAACCTCGAGCAGGTCCTCGTCGCCTGCCCGGGCGTTTCCATATCGTGCGACCTCATCTATGAATGCTGTGAGCGCGGCATACCTATCACTCTACTTACCTATTCCGGCAAACCATACGCAAAGGTCGTCTCTCCCGACCTTACCGCTACTATCATTACGCGCCGAGAGCAAATTGCCGCGCTAAACGATTCGCGCAGTGTCGAATTGGCAAAGGCATTTGCTTATGGAAAACTGGTAAACCAAGCGAACTTGCTTCGGTATTTTGCCAAATATCGCAAGCAGACTGATTCTGCCGGGTTTAAAGCTATTTCTAAATGTGCCAACCAGATCATTAAACTCAGAGACGAGCTGTCGAATGTCTATGCGGAAAATGCTGACGGCGCACGCGAGACCATTCTAAACCTAGAAGGCAGGGCGGGCGCCGCGTATTGGGAAGGAGTAAAGCTAATCCTGGGCGATAGGGCGGTTTTCACCAAACGTAAACATCGAGGAGCCGCCGACGCCGTGAATGCTATGCTAAACTACGGCTATGGAATAATCTATAGCCAGGTATGGTCGGCAATTACATTGGCGGGCTTAGAGCCGTTTGCCGGATTCATTCACGCTGACAGGCCAGGCAAGCCGAGCCTAGTCTTGGACATGGTGGAGGAGTTTCGCCAGCCAATTGTAGACCAGCCGCTTATTGCCGCAATCAGAAAAGGCTTCAAAATTGAAATGGAAGCCGCCGACGATGATGAAGATGCCCGACTTTCCGATGCCTCGAGAAGGGAAATCGCAAAGCGCATTCTAGCGCGCTTGGAGGACAAGGTTAGCTACGAAGGCAAAAAGTGGGAGCTGAAAAGCGTAATTCAGTTGCAGTGCCGACGCGTCGCTTCCTACCTTCGGGGTGAACGCGACTACAAGCCCTTCATCTCGAAATGGTAA